A portion of the Syntrophus gentianae genome contains these proteins:
- a CDS encoding TIGR03790 family protein, with protein MYRSQAFFMIKISNSYNRFFPSVPGCTDSSRSRRKAHFLRIFLLVILTFFAFRLDGQALVADELLIVANSAVPEGVGLARYYMEKRAVPSANLLMVKTSVNEQIGRSEYNQQIADPVRKYLEKNDPEGRRFKCIVLMYGMPLRVLPPPLSQVESSDLKKLQATLKEWTEKEKPPGQKPLEKSKEFQAKSAELKKKIQVLTKAHWRASVDSELALVREKSYDLEGWLPNRFFVSFRGKKIKNMPQSAILVSRLEGPTPAIVRRIIDDSLYAEEQGLPGKAYFDTRWPEKNQPKKDQKLSAYEQYDQAIHNTARIVRKSGRLPVVVDDRPTLFQPGEAPDASLYCGWYSLGKYIDAFTWVRGAVGYHVASSECTTLKKPDSKVWCKVMLEKGVAATVGPVAEPYLQSFPVPEVFFGCLLDGRVPLAECYGLSNPFWSWQQVLIGDPLYRPFLRRGFPTKS; from the coding sequence TTGTACAGATCGCAGGCCTTTTTCATGATCAAGATCAGCAATTCCTACAATAGATTCTTTCCTTCCGTGCCGGGCTGCACAGACTCATCCCGGAGCCGGAGAAAAGCGCACTTCTTAAGGATTTTTCTTCTCGTCATTCTGACTTTTTTCGCCTTCCGTCTTGATGGTCAGGCCCTTGTGGCCGATGAACTTCTCATCGTGGCCAACAGCGCCGTTCCGGAAGGTGTTGGTCTTGCCCGCTATTACATGGAGAAACGGGCGGTGCCGTCAGCGAATCTCCTTATGGTCAAGACCTCCGTGAACGAACAGATAGGAAGAAGCGAGTACAATCAGCAAATTGCCGATCCCGTGAGGAAATACCTGGAGAAAAACGATCCTGAGGGGAGGCGGTTCAAGTGCATCGTCCTCATGTACGGCATGCCCCTGCGGGTTCTCCCGCCGCCCTTGAGTCAGGTTGAGAGTTCTGATCTCAAAAAGCTTCAGGCGACTCTGAAGGAATGGACGGAAAAGGAAAAGCCCCCCGGCCAGAAGCCACTGGAAAAATCCAAGGAGTTCCAGGCAAAATCGGCTGAACTGAAGAAAAAGATTCAGGTCCTGACGAAGGCCCACTGGAGGGCCTCTGTCGACTCCGAGCTGGCCCTTGTCCGGGAAAAATCCTATGACCTGGAAGGATGGCTGCCCAACAGGTTTTTTGTCAGCTTCCGGGGCAAGAAAATAAAGAATATGCCGCAATCGGCCATTCTGGTAAGCCGTCTGGAGGGACCGACTCCCGCGATTGTCCGCCGCATCATCGATGACAGCCTTTATGCCGAAGAGCAGGGTCTGCCCGGCAAGGCCTATTTCGATACGCGGTGGCCCGAAAAGAATCAGCCGAAAAAAGACCAGAAGCTGTCCGCCTATGAGCAGTATGACCAGGCCATCCACAACACGGCCCGGATCGTCCGGAAAAGCGGGAGACTTCCCGTCGTCGTCGATGACCGTCCAACGCTTTTTCAACCTGGGGAAGCGCCGGACGCCTCCCTTTACTGCGGCTGGTATAGCCTGGGGAAGTACATCGATGCCTTCACCTGGGTCAGGGGAGCAGTGGGATACCATGTGGCCAGTTCCGAATGCACGACCCTGAAGAAGCCGGACAGTAAGGTCTGGTGCAAGGTCATGCTCGAAAAGGGTGTCGCCGCGACGGTTGGCCCGGTGGCGGAGCCCTATCTTCAGTCCTTTCCTGTTCCCGAGGTCTTTTTCGGCTGCCTTCTCGACGGCAGAGTACCTCTTGCGGAATGCTACGGCCTGTCTAATCCCTTCTGGTCATGGCAGCAGGTCCTGATCGGCGATCCCCTTTACCGTCCCTTCCTGAGACGGGGATTCCCGACGAAGAGCTAG
- a CDS encoding ABC transporter permease has translation MLGNSILLAFREIRRNVLRSFLTILGIVIGVAAVITMVTIGGGATAQVSQQISSLGSNLLMVTPGKRLGPGQSSDTVPFKVSDAEAITRDIRSIAAVAPVSSQSLQAVSGNENWSTNVTGTDNSYFKVTNRSVRTGRTFSETELRSGAAVCVLGETVRKKLFGNQDPVGAKIRLQKLSCKVIGLLETKGQSTMGQDQDDLVVIPLRTLQRRVTGSQNISLIQVSVQDGASTEKVQQDIGKLMRERRHLAADEEDNFNVMDMKEITKMLTGTTQMLTALLSAVAAVSLLVGGIGIMNIMLVSVTERTHEIGIRLAIGALEREVLLQFLVEAVVLSSFGGLLGIVLALAGSLWLSGLLNVPFVFNAGIVVVAFLFSAAVGVIFGYFPALKAARLDPIVALRHE, from the coding sequence ATGCTGGGAAATTCCATTCTGCTTGCCTTTCGGGAAATTCGGCGAAATGTCCTGCGTTCCTTTCTGACCATCCTGGGAATCGTCATCGGCGTGGCCGCCGTCATCACCATGGTGACCATCGGCGGTGGTGCAACCGCTCAGGTCTCACAGCAGATCTCCAGTCTGGGCAGCAACCTGCTCATGGTGACGCCGGGCAAAAGACTGGGACCCGGTCAGTCTTCCGACACGGTTCCCTTCAAGGTGAGCGACGCCGAAGCGATCACCAGAGACATCCGCTCCATTGCCGCCGTGGCCCCCGTTTCGTCCCAGAGCCTCCAGGCCGTCTCCGGCAACGAAAACTGGTCCACGAACGTCACCGGAACGGACAATTCGTATTTCAAGGTAACCAACCGGTCCGTCCGGACGGGTCGAACCTTCAGTGAAACGGAACTTCGCTCCGGGGCGGCTGTCTGCGTCCTGGGGGAAACTGTCCGCAAAAAGCTCTTCGGCAATCAGGACCCGGTGGGGGCAAAGATCCGCCTGCAGAAACTTTCCTGCAAGGTGATCGGCCTCTTGGAAACTAAAGGCCAGAGCACCATGGGGCAAGATCAGGACGATCTGGTGGTCATTCCACTGCGCACCCTGCAGCGGCGCGTCACCGGCAGCCAGAACATCAGTCTCATCCAGGTTTCCGTGCAGGATGGCGCGTCGACGGAAAAGGTCCAGCAGGACATCGGGAAACTGATGCGTGAACGTCGCCACCTCGCCGCCGATGAAGAGGACAATTTTAACGTGATGGACATGAAGGAGATCACCAAGATGCTGACGGGAACCACGCAGATGCTTACGGCCCTGCTGAGCGCCGTGGCGGCGGTCAGCCTGCTCGTCGGGGGAATCGGCATCATGAACATCATGCTCGTTTCGGTCACCGAGCGGACCCATGAAATCGGCATCCGCCTTGCCATCGGCGCCCTGGAGCGAGAGGTGCTGCTGCAGTTCCTCGTGGAGGCGGTCGTTCTGTCGTCCTTCGGCGGTCTCCTCGGCATCGTCCTGGCCCTGGCCGGTTCCCTCTGGCTGTCCGGCCTGCTGAATGTCCCCTTCGTCTTCAATGCGGGCATCGTCGTTGTCGCCTTCCTCTTTTCGGCGGCTGTCGGAGTGATCTTCGGCTACTTTCCCGCCCTCAAGGCCGCCCGCCTCGACCCCATCGTGGCCCTGCGGCATGAATGA
- a CDS encoding type II toxin-antitoxin system PemK/MazF family toxin, protein MGYGYDLYPAEERHHPLPQTDQQSGKLRPALVVRKLPSRYEDWLISMVSSQLSQEIPGFDEIVSPDDPDFKDSGLKLTSLIRVGRLAVVNVDLLLGKIGQIGEVRLTRIRQKLSEWILST, encoded by the coding sequence ATGGGTTATGGATATGACCTTTATCCCGCAGAAGAAAGACATCATCCTCTCCCCCAGACAGATCAGCAGTCTGGAAAGCTCCGCCCTGCGCTGGTAGTTCGCAAACTGCCAAGCCGTTACGAAGACTGGCTTATCTCCATGGTGTCGTCACAGCTCAGTCAAGAAATACCTGGTTTTGATGAGATTGTCTCGCCCGATGACCCAGATTTCAAAGATTCCGGTCTAAAACTGACCAGCCTCATAAGAGTTGGCCGGCTTGCCGTGGTGAATGTTGACTTACTCTTGGGAAAAATCGGGCAGATAGGTGAAGTCCGCCTGACAAGGATAAGACAGAAACTCTCCGAATGGATTCTGTCCACATAA
- a CDS encoding efflux transporter outer membrane subunit encodes MKCSPVNTGGKRIAASFLVVIGIVLILAGCATVGPDYVSPQTDLSGNWHTPLKDGLTTEGEKPAVLAEWWTTLNDPELSSLMKRAVAGNRDLKKAEARVREARANRGITRAGLFPTVDASGSATRSRSSEETGSGKTSNFYVAGLDAGWELDLFGGVRRSVEAADADLQASQEDLRDVLVSLLAEVALNYVDVRTYQARLSVAESNLATQSETFDLTSWRQQAGLSDDLAVQQARYNLESTRSQIPTLRTGLEEAKNNLAVLLGDQPGKIHGELEERKPTPAISPSVAVGVPADVLRQRPDVRRAERQLAAQTARIGVAKAELYPKFTLSGSIGLEALSSSKLFSSGSKTGSGGIGVTWRIFDAGAIRQNIEVQNALQEQYLMAYETAVLNSLKEVENALTAYAEEEQRRQALQDAVQAARKAAEQAGYKYQTGLADFDSVLEAQRSLLNFQDELAQSDGTVIANLIRLYKALGGGWTSLASPNEK; translated from the coding sequence ATGAAATGTTCCCCTGTGAATACCGGTGGCAAGCGGATTGCCGCGAGCTTCCTCGTGGTGATAGGGATTGTCCTGATCCTTGCGGGTTGCGCCACGGTGGGACCCGATTATGTTTCTCCGCAAACGGATCTGTCGGGAAACTGGCATACCCCTCTGAAGGATGGTCTGACCACGGAAGGAGAAAAGCCGGCAGTTCTGGCGGAATGGTGGACGACCCTGAACGATCCGGAACTATCGAGCCTGATGAAGCGCGCGGTTGCAGGCAACCGTGACTTGAAGAAAGCTGAGGCGCGGGTTCGTGAGGCGCGGGCAAATCGAGGAATCACTCGGGCCGGACTGTTTCCGACGGTGGATGCCTCAGGTTCCGCCACCCGGAGCCGCAGCAGCGAAGAAACGGGTTCCGGGAAGACCAGCAACTTTTATGTGGCAGGTCTCGATGCCGGTTGGGAGTTGGACCTCTTCGGCGGTGTCCGACGCTCCGTGGAGGCGGCTGATGCCGATCTGCAGGCCAGCCAGGAGGATCTGCGCGACGTCCTGGTTTCCCTGCTCGCCGAAGTGGCGCTCAATTATGTGGATGTTCGCACCTACCAGGCCCGGTTGAGTGTGGCGGAAAGCAATCTGGCGACCCAGAGTGAAACCTTTGACTTGACCTCTTGGCGGCAGCAGGCAGGCTTAAGCGACGACCTCGCCGTTCAGCAGGCCCGTTACAATCTGGAAAGCACCCGCTCGCAGATACCCACCCTGCGGACCGGACTTGAGGAGGCCAAAAACAACCTGGCCGTGCTGCTGGGTGATCAGCCGGGAAAGATCCATGGAGAGCTTGAGGAGCGCAAACCCACACCGGCCATATCTCCGTCCGTTGCAGTCGGCGTCCCCGCAGATGTCCTGCGGCAGCGTCCCGATGTGCGCCGGGCCGAACGCCAGTTGGCGGCTCAGACTGCACGGATCGGTGTGGCCAAGGCGGAACTCTATCCCAAATTCACCTTGAGCGGCTCCATCGGTCTGGAGGCCCTTTCTTCCAGCAAACTCTTTTCCTCGGGGAGCAAAACCGGCAGCGGCGGGATCGGGGTCACCTGGCGGATCTTCGATGCCGGTGCGATCCGCCAGAACATCGAGGTTCAGAACGCCCTCCAGGAGCAGTACCTGATGGCCTATGAAACAGCGGTTCTGAACTCGCTCAAGGAAGTGGAAAATGCCCTTACCGCCTATGCCGAAGAGGAGCAGCGCCGGCAGGCGTTACAGGACGCGGTCCAGGCGGCCCGAAAGGCGGCGGAACAGGCCGGGTACAAGTACCAGACCGGTCTGGCGGATTTCGACAGCGTTCTTGAGGCACAGCGCTCACTTTTGAACTTCCAGGATGAACTGGCCCAGAGCGATGGAACGGTTATCGCCAATCTGATCCGGCTCTACAAGGCCCTGGGTGGCGGATGGACCTCCCTCGCTTCCCCCAATGAAAAATAA
- a CDS encoding ABC transporter ATP-binding protein, whose protein sequence is MSDASGQPVIVLRGVTKIFGQGQAAVEALRGIDLRIDAGEFVAVMGPSGSGKSTCMNILGCLDTPTAGSYLFNGVEVGELNRNSRALLRRHYQGFVFQGFNLLNRTSALENVELPLIYRGTPAGERRRLASQALEKVGLRGWETHTPGELSGGQQQRVAIARAIVTGPAVLLADEPTGNLDTARSREIMELLTLLNRESGITIIMVTHESDMAAYAKRVISFLDGLVASDRNNGRKN, encoded by the coding sequence ATGAGCGACGCATCAGGACAGCCCGTGATTGTTCTCCGCGGCGTGACCAAGATCTTTGGACAGGGACAGGCGGCGGTAGAGGCCCTTCGCGGTATCGATCTCCGCATTGACGCGGGGGAATTCGTCGCCGTCATGGGACCGAGCGGATCAGGCAAGTCCACCTGCATGAATATCCTGGGTTGCCTCGATACGCCCACTGCGGGGAGCTATCTCTTCAACGGGGTTGAAGTCGGGGAATTGAACCGGAATTCACGCGCCCTCCTGCGGCGCCACTATCAGGGGTTTGTCTTTCAGGGCTTCAACCTTCTGAACCGCACTTCGGCGCTCGAAAATGTCGAGCTGCCCCTCATCTACCGCGGCACCCCGGCAGGCGAAAGACGGAGGCTCGCCTCGCAGGCCCTGGAAAAAGTTGGGCTCAGGGGGTGGGAGACGCACACTCCCGGTGAGTTGTCAGGGGGACAGCAGCAGCGGGTCGCCATCGCCCGGGCCATCGTTACCGGACCGGCGGTGCTGCTGGCCGACGAGCCCACGGGGAATCTCGATACGGCGCGCAGCCGGGAGATCATGGAACTGCTCACCCTTTTGAACCGGGAATCGGGGATTACGATCATCATGGTGACGCATGAATCGGACATGGCCGCCTACGCGAAGCGTGTCATTTCCTTCCTGGACGGTCTGGTTGCGTCGGACAGGAACAACGGGAGGAAAAACTGA
- a CDS encoding DUF5320 domain-containing protein — MPRGDGTGPMGIGPMTGRGAGLCSRLGATGYSDVPPAYGMGYGRGWRNRFFASGLFGWMRPAGYAAPYQRPDPELEKQMLKREADTLRAELNYLQKRLDEMESEKPSE, encoded by the coding sequence ATGCCAAGAGGAGATGGAACAGGTCCCATGGGAATAGGTCCGATGACCGGGCGCGGAGCCGGACTCTGCTCACGGCTCGGTGCAACAGGATACTCGGATGTCCCGCCGGCCTATGGGATGGGATACGGCCGGGGGTGGAGAAATCGATTTTTCGCCTCAGGATTATTTGGGTGGATGCGACCCGCAGGTTATGCCGCACCGTATCAGAGGCCTGATCCGGAGTTGGAAAAGCAGATGCTTAAAAGAGAGGCTGACACTCTGAGAGCAGAGCTGAACTATCTACAGAAGCGTCTGGACGAAATGGAATCCGAAAAGCCTTCGGAATAA
- the moaA gene encoding GTP 3',8-cyclase MoaA, whose amino-acid sequence MNAKQETPLLDRHHRTINYLRLSITDRCNLRCVYCMPEEGISFLPHKEILTYEEMLRLVELCVANGIRKIRLTGGEPLVRKGVIGFIEKLNKIEKLKEITLTTNGVLLKEFARDLRKSGICRINVSMDTLKPEKFNAITRRPLFERVWEGIEEAESVGMAPIKLNVVAMKGFNDDEILDFARLTHRKPYHVRFIEMMPIGAADARMKGFISRQEILERISSLGSLHRLEPELMAGPAEVYALEGAKGKIGVIGALSHHFCATCNRLRLTADGQLRGCLFSDKETDLKTALRQGKDDGYLSDLIRDTILNKPKGHNLDLNNPRKCVRPMSRIGG is encoded by the coding sequence ATGAATGCAAAGCAAGAGACGCCGCTTCTGGACAGACACCACCGGACCATCAATTATCTGCGTCTTTCCATAACAGACCGCTGCAATCTGAGATGTGTTTACTGTATGCCCGAAGAAGGGATATCCTTTCTTCCCCACAAGGAAATCCTGACCTATGAAGAAATGCTCCGTCTCGTTGAGCTTTGCGTCGCGAATGGAATCCGGAAAATCAGGCTGACCGGCGGAGAACCTCTCGTGCGCAAGGGCGTTATCGGTTTCATTGAAAAACTGAACAAGATAGAAAAGCTGAAAGAAATCACCCTGACCACCAACGGCGTCCTCCTGAAAGAATTTGCCCGTGATCTCCGGAAATCCGGTATCTGCCGGATCAATGTGAGCATGGATACCCTGAAGCCCGAGAAATTCAACGCAATAACCCGGCGGCCTCTCTTCGAACGGGTATGGGAGGGAATTGAAGAGGCCGAATCCGTTGGAATGGCCCCCATCAAACTCAATGTGGTTGCCATGAAGGGTTTCAATGATGATGAGATCCTGGATTTCGCCCGCCTGACCCACCGAAAACCCTATCATGTGCGTTTCATTGAAATGATGCCCATCGGGGCAGCCGATGCCCGGATGAAAGGCTTTATTTCCCGTCAAGAGATTCTTGAACGGATTTCATCCCTGGGTTCACTCCACCGGTTGGAACCCGAATTGATGGCCGGTCCGGCAGAAGTGTACGCTCTGGAAGGCGCCAAGGGAAAGATCGGGGTTATCGGAGCCTTGAGCCACCACTTTTGTGCGACCTGCAATCGGCTCCGCTTGACCGCAGACGGACAGTTGCGGGGATGCCTGTTTTCCGACAAGGAAACAGACCTCAAAACCGCTTTAAGGCAGGGAAAAGACGACGGCTATTTATCCGATCTTATTCGGGATACGATTTTAAACAAGCCCAAAGGTCACAATCTGGATTTGAACAATCCCCGCAAATGCGTTCGCCCGATGAGCCGCATCGGTGGGTAG
- a CDS encoding CerR family C-terminal domain-containing protein gives MKVPREGAARTRQHLLIAAGEIFGEKGYRETTIAEICERAGTNIAAVNYHFGSKQALYIESWRHAFSESIKAFPPSGGVSDDAPPEERLRGQVTAILRRIADENNREFLFMQREMANPTGLLEEVLREEIGPLQQRTAGLVRELLGPMVPEQKAKFCELSIISQCMNPIVARRGLGQRNAGEDGPPEIDDMEAYADHVVKFSLAGIQSLRKVFEEQGQGSKKGKPSPSLKNGGRRS, from the coding sequence ATGAAAGTTCCGAGAGAAGGCGCGGCAAGAACCCGCCAGCACCTCCTGATAGCTGCCGGAGAAATCTTCGGGGAAAAGGGCTATCGGGAGACCACCATAGCGGAAATCTGCGAACGGGCCGGGACCAACATCGCGGCGGTGAACTATCACTTCGGCAGCAAACAGGCCCTGTACATCGAATCCTGGCGGCATGCCTTTTCCGAATCCATCAAGGCTTTTCCCCCTTCCGGCGGGGTCAGTGACGATGCGCCGCCGGAGGAACGCCTCCGGGGACAGGTGACGGCCATCCTGCGTCGGATAGCGGACGAGAACAATCGGGAGTTCCTGTTCATGCAGCGGGAGATGGCCAATCCCACCGGGTTGCTGGAAGAAGTTCTCCGCGAGGAGATCGGCCCCCTGCAGCAAAGGACGGCAGGACTCGTTCGTGAGCTTCTCGGCCCCATGGTTCCTGAGCAGAAGGCAAAATTCTGTGAACTGAGCATCATCAGCCAGTGCATGAATCCCATCGTGGCAAGAAGAGGACTGGGACAAAGGAATGCCGGAGAAGACGGTCCTCCGGAAATCGACGACATGGAAGCCTACGCGGACCATGTCGTAAAATTCTCTCTGGCCGGAATCCAGTCCCTGCGTAAAGTCTTCGAAGAACAGGGCCAAGGTTCGAAAAAGGGGAAACCGTCCCCCTCTCTTAAAAACGGAGGTCGCAGGTCATGA
- a CDS encoding PaaI family thioesterase gives MTDKAFQDFYPDEFAHCYGCGRLNEAGLQIKSYWDGEESVCRYTPEPFFTGGFPGYFYGGLISSLIDCHSAATASAAKLRADGFALGEKPLSRFVTASLKIDFLKPTPMGKIIDLRSRVLEIKSRKIIVSTTLSAEDEIRAKGEAIMVQLPENR, from the coding sequence ATGACGGACAAAGCCTTTCAGGATTTCTACCCCGATGAATTCGCCCATTGTTACGGGTGTGGGCGGCTGAATGAAGCGGGATTGCAGATCAAGAGCTACTGGGATGGGGAAGAAAGCGTCTGCCGGTATACCCCGGAACCCTTTTTTACCGGTGGTTTCCCGGGATATTTCTATGGTGGGTTGATCTCTTCTCTGATCGACTGCCACAGCGCCGCAACCGCGTCGGCGGCAAAATTGCGTGCCGATGGCTTTGCCCTGGGCGAGAAACCCCTATCCCGCTTTGTTACTGCATCCCTGAAGATTGATTTCCTCAAGCCGACGCCTATGGGCAAGATTATCGATTTGAGATCAAGAGTCCTGGAAATCAAAAGCCGGAAGATCATTGTCAGCACCACCTTGTCCGCGGAAGACGAGATTCGCGCCAAAGGCGAGGCCATTATGGTGCAGCTTCCGGAAAACAGATGA
- a CDS encoding efflux RND transporter periplasmic adaptor subunit, protein MKEKPDTTDETTDITRTLEIDQTPGRFSNWKKWRIPLLAIVLVTAVAVVFFWKGRDTSGAVRYETQEVKRGNLTVVVTATGTLQPTNSVEVGSELSGTIRTVEVDYNDQVKVGQILAKLDTSKLEATITQYRAALEAEKAKVLQADATVAETRAKLAQYKRVWELSKGKVPSQTEMDAAEAAFARAQANAANCRAAVAQAQATLSASETDLSKSTIRSPINGIVLTRSVEPGQTVAASMTTPVLFKLAEDLAQMELQVNVDEADVGKIREGQEATFTVDAWPDRTFSARVVQARYGSTTTEGVVTYTTVLKVDNSDLSLRPGMTATASITVNSVENAILLPSAALRFTPPVEQEKKSSGGLVSMLLPRPPRSSSTSHEAAADKKQQKVWILKDGQPQAISVTVGATDGVLTEVLKSDLKPGTAVVIDSVKGKK, encoded by the coding sequence ATGAAAGAGAAACCCGACACAACCGATGAAACCACTGATATTACCCGGACGCTCGAGATCGATCAAACGCCGGGCCGCTTTTCCAACTGGAAAAAATGGCGGATTCCTCTCCTGGCAATTGTACTGGTGACAGCTGTTGCCGTCGTTTTCTTCTGGAAGGGAAGAGATACGTCCGGGGCGGTGCGCTATGAAACCCAGGAAGTAAAGCGCGGAAATCTCACGGTAGTCGTCACGGCCACGGGCACCCTGCAGCCCACCAACTCCGTGGAGGTGGGCAGTGAGCTGTCCGGCACGATCCGGACGGTGGAGGTTGACTACAACGACCAGGTGAAGGTCGGCCAGATTCTAGCCAAGCTGGACACCTCGAAGCTGGAGGCGACGATCACCCAGTACCGGGCAGCCCTGGAAGCGGAAAAGGCGAAAGTCCTTCAGGCAGACGCCACCGTTGCGGAAACCCGGGCGAAACTCGCCCAGTACAAGCGGGTTTGGGAACTCAGCAAGGGCAAGGTCCCCTCGCAGACGGAAATGGATGCCGCCGAAGCAGCCTTTGCAAGGGCCCAGGCCAATGCGGCCAACTGTCGGGCAGCTGTTGCCCAGGCCCAGGCCACCCTCTCCGCCAGCGAAACGGACCTGTCCAAATCGACAATCCGTTCTCCCATCAACGGCATCGTCCTGACCCGCAGTGTGGAACCTGGTCAGACGGTCGCCGCCTCCATGACCACCCCGGTGCTGTTCAAACTCGCCGAAGATCTGGCCCAGATGGAACTGCAGGTGAATGTGGACGAGGCCGATGTGGGAAAGATCCGGGAAGGACAGGAAGCCACCTTTACCGTCGATGCCTGGCCGGACCGCACTTTTTCGGCGCGGGTCGTTCAGGCCCGCTACGGTTCCACGACAACCGAAGGCGTTGTGACCTATACAACCGTCCTCAAGGTGGACAATTCAGATTTGTCCCTGCGCCCCGGCATGACGGCTACGGCAAGCATCACGGTCAACAGTGTGGAGAATGCCATCCTGCTGCCCAGCGCGGCCCTCCGCTTTACGCCGCCAGTGGAGCAGGAGAAGAAATCCTCAGGGGGACTGGTGAGCATGCTGCTGCCGCGCCCGCCCCGTTCTTCGTCCACGTCGCACGAGGCCGCCGCCGATAAAAAGCAGCAGAAAGTCTGGATCTTAAAGGATGGGCAACCGCAGGCGATTTCCGTCACCGTCGGCGCCACCGACGGCGTTCTGACGGAAGTGCTGAAGAGTGACCTGAAACCCGGAACCGCCGTGGTGATCGATTCCGTGAAGGGGAAAAAATGA
- a CDS encoding peptide chain release factor 3: MHQKEIEQRRTFGIISHPDAGKTTLTEKLLLFGGAIQLAGTVKARKATRHATSDWMAIEKERGISVTTSVMKFHYRDFEINLLDTPGHQDFSEDTYRVLTAVDSAVMVIDGAKGVEPQTEKLMEICLLRNTPVITFINKLDRDVLSPLDLLADIEKKLQIECVPMSWPIGMGKSFRGVYNLYRKELQLFTPGAKTRSGEVFVIRDLDDPELDKRLGSQAAELREDIDLMEGAANPFVYEHFLKANQTPVFFGSAINNFGVRELLDAIVELAPSPRPRQATTREVLPSEEQFSGFAFKIQANMDTAHRDRIAFVRICSGKFTRGMKVRHNRLGKEVTLANATIFMAQDRASVEEAYPGDIIGIHNHGTIRIGDTFSEGEELKFTGIPNFAPEHFCRVRLKNPLKIKQLQKGLTQLSEEGIVQVFRPLTNNDYILGVVGVLQFDVTMARLFSEYSVEADYEPADYAAARWVTCADREKLAVFEKKYRNNLALDSEGNLIYLAMSEWRLSNTMEEWPDITMHKTMEHSQRLS, translated from the coding sequence ATGCACCAGAAAGAAATTGAACAGCGCCGAACCTTCGGCATTATCAGCCATCCGGACGCCGGAAAGACGACCTTGACGGAAAAACTGCTCCTCTTCGGGGGGGCGATCCAGTTGGCCGGGACGGTCAAGGCCCGCAAAGCCACCCGTCACGCCACCAGCGACTGGATGGCCATCGAAAAGGAAAGGGGCATCTCCGTCACGACCTCGGTGATGAAGTTTCATTACCGGGATTTTGAAATCAACCTCCTCGATACGCCGGGGCATCAGGACTTCTCCGAAGACACCTACCGGGTTCTCACCGCCGTGGACAGCGCGGTCATGGTCATTGACGGGGCCAAAGGCGTGGAGCCCCAGACGGAAAAACTCATGGAGATCTGCCTGCTCCGCAATACGCCGGTGATTACCTTCATCAACAAGCTGGACCGGGACGTTCTGTCGCCCCTGGACCTCCTGGCCGATATCGAAAAAAAGCTGCAGATCGAGTGTGTCCCCATGTCCTGGCCCATCGGAATGGGCAAGAGTTTCCGGGGCGTCTACAACCTCTATCGCAAGGAACTGCAACTCTTTACGCCGGGGGCAAAAACCCGGAGCGGGGAGGTCTTTGTCATCCGGGATCTCGATGATCCGGAACTGGACAAACGGCTCGGATCCCAGGCCGCCGAACTTCGTGAAGACATCGACCTGATGGAAGGTGCGGCCAATCCCTTTGTCTATGAGCATTTCCTCAAGGCAAACCAGACGCCGGTTTTCTTTGGCAGCGCCATCAACAACTTCGGCGTGCGGGAACTTCTGGATGCCATTGTGGAACTGGCCCCCAGCCCTCGTCCCCGCCAGGCGACCACCCGCGAGGTCTTGCCCTCCGAGGAGCAGTTTTCCGGTTTTGCCTTCAAGATTCAGGCGAATATGGACACAGCCCACCGCGACCGTATCGCCTTTGTCCGGATCTGTTCCGGAAAGTTCACCCGGGGAATGAAGGTCCGCCACAATCGGCTGGGTAAAGAGGTGACGCTGGCCAATGCAACCATCTTCATGGCACAGGATCGCGCTTCTGTGGAGGAGGCCTATCCAGGCGACATCATCGGCATTCACAACCATGGAACCATCCGGATCGGTGATACTTTCTCCGAAGGGGAGGAACTGAAATTCACGGGCATTCCCAACTTCGCCCCGGAACATTTCTGCCGGGTCCGGCTGAAGAACCCCCTGAAGATCAAACAGCTTCAAAAGGGACTCACCCAGCTTTCGGAGGAGGGCATCGTTCAGGTTTTCCGTCCCCTGACGAACAATGACTACATCCTGGGCGTGGTGGGCGTTCTGCAGTTTGACGTGACCATGGCCCGCCTCTTCAGCGAATACAGCGTTGAAGCGGATTACGAGCCGGCGGATTATGCCGCCGCCCGCTGGGTCACCTGCGCCGATCGGGAAAAGCTGGCAGTCTTCGAAAAAAAATACCGGAACAATCTTGCTCTCGATTCCGAAGGAAATCTGATATACTTGGCCATGAGTGAGTGGCGCCTCTCCAACACCATGGAGGAATGGCCCGACATCACGATGCACAAGACGATGGAGCACAGCCAGCGCCTCAGTTAA